The following is a genomic window from Armatimonadota bacterium.
CTATAGGCGGACCCGGGCGGGTGCACCCGCTATAATCGAAGGCAGAGGCCTGGCCGGAGGCCGGGGCCTGCACCGCCGGAGGGGTCGCGTAGCCCGGTAGCGCGCCCGCCTGGAGAGCGGGTAAGCGGTCACAAGCCGCTTCGCGGGTTCAAATCCCGCCCCCTCCGCCATCAGGGGTCGAGGTCACCCCCTCTCTTGCGGACCGGCGGGTCGTGATGGGATCGCACCGCTTCGTTGAAGTTCGGGCGCGGTACGCTGCGCTGGCACGGGCGCGCCTCCACGCGGCTCTAGCCCGCGCCGGCCACCGCCTGCACCCGCTCCGCGCCCGGATCGCCGGGGCCCTGGCGCCCCTCGAGGAGGCCCTGCAGCCGCTCCGCGGTTACCTCAGCCGGGCCCAGCAGCACCTGCCGCCGCTCGACTGGCGACGCACCCGCCAGAGCGTCCTGGAGGTCACCAAGACGCTCGTCATCGCCTTCCTGCTGGCCCAGCTCATCATGGTCTCGGTGGCCCAGGCGTTCCAGGTGGAGCAGTACTCCATGGAGCCGACGCTGCTGCCGCACGACCGGGTGCTCGTGAGCAAATTCATCTATCACCTGCGCCCGCCCCAGCGGGGGGACGTGGTGGTGATGCGCTACCCACGCAACCCCGAGCGCAACTACATCAAGCGGGTGGTGGGGCTGCCCGGCGAGCGCGTGGAGATCCGCGACGGGAAGGTCCTGGTGAACGGGCAGCCGCTCAGCGAACGGTACGTGAACGGGGAGATCGCCGGGGAGTACGGCCCGGTGACCGTCCCG
Proteins encoded in this region:
- the lepB gene encoding signal peptidase I, which gives rise to MGSHRFVEVRARYAALARARLHAALARAGHRLHPLRARIAGALAPLEEALQPLRGYLSRAQQHLPPLDWRRTRQSVLEVTKTLVIAFLLAQLIMVSVAQAFQVEQYSMEPTLLPHDRVLVSKFIYHLRPPQRGDVVVMRYPRNPERNYIKRVVGLPGERVEIRDGKVLVNGQPLSERYVNGEIAGEYGPVTVPDDSVFVLGDNRNNSEDSRAFGAVKRHLLVGQAILIYWPPHRARLLLGQ